In Rhododendron vialii isolate Sample 1 chromosome 9a, ASM3025357v1, the following are encoded in one genomic region:
- the LOC131300014 gene encoding putative glycine-rich cell wall structural protein 1: protein MKPNIYIILTIFCLLSVTLMANNRGDGGSNGDKKVESPESPKSGSGSAHGPNWDYSWGWGSSPRSGWGYGSGSGRSPNGFGRGFGYGFGSGSGSGSGYGYGTGSGGARGGGYGSGTGSGGAGGGSGGGRGSPSGYGNRLPSVNKDGNSHG, encoded by the coding sequence atgaaaCCCAACATATATATCATTCTCACTATTTTCTGCTTGCTATCCGTTACTTTGATGGCCAACAACCGCGGTGATGGCGGCAGCAACGGCGACAAGAAGGTGGAGTCGCCGGAGTCGCCAAAGAGTGGCAGTGGGTCGGCCCACGGCCCTAATTGGGACTACAGTTGGGGATGGGGCTCAAGCCCGAGATCTGGGTGGGGTTATGGTTCTGGGTCAGGAAGGTCTCCAAACGGGTTTGGTAGGGGTTTCGGGTATGGTTTTGGGTCTGGCTCTGGATCGGGCTCTGGATATGGATATGGGACAGGCAGCGGTGGAGCTCGTGGAGGCGGATATGGTTCTGGGACCGGTTCTGGTGGTGCCGggggtggtagtggtggtggaaggGGCAGTCCGAGTGGATATGGCAACCGGTTGCCATCGGTTAATAAGGATGGGAACAGCCATGGCTGA
- the LOC131300015 gene encoding stellacyanin-like, with protein sequence MAKQFQVCILLVILGLALTCRATLYNVGDSAGWDVSSDLDTWPKGKTFVVGDVLVFQYASSNSVSEVTKQSYQTCNTTNGILQSSSNGNSSFPLTSPGDWYFISGNNLYCLGGMKLHVVVQNNPAAAPAPAPESAGTSVSTSTPSSKTNTVTSSSVPVFVRGGVNSLVPALMGLVASSILCFG encoded by the exons ATGGCAAAGCAGTTTCAAGTCTGTATTCTTCTGGTGATCCTTGGCCTTGCTCTAACATGCAGAGCAACTTTGTACAACGTGGGCGACAGCGCTGGTTGGGATGTTAGTTCCGATCTGGATACGTGGCCGAAGGGCAAGACATTCGTCGTTGGCGATGTTTTGG TGTTCCAATACGCGTCGTCCAACAGCGTGAGCGAGGTAACGAAACAAAGTTACCAGACGTGCAACACGACCAACGGAATACTACAATCCAGCAGCAATGGGAACTCATCGTTTCCCCTGACCTCGCCGGGGGACTGGTACTTCATCAGTGGCAACAACCTGTATTGCCTTGGTGGGATGAAGCTTCACGTCGTCGTCCAAAACAATCCGGCGGCAGCGCCCGCTCCTGCACCCGAATCGGCTGGGACCTCAGTTTCCACCAGCACACCTTCTTCCAAGACCAACACCGTGACATCTAGCTCCGTTCCTGTCTTCGTTCGCGGTGGGGTCAATTCTCTTGTGCCGGCTTTGATGGGTTTGGTGGCTAGTAGTATACTGTGTTTTGGGTAG
- the LOC131300013 gene encoding peptide methionine sulfoxide reductase-like — protein MLLLRTTTPTSSSFHSSLPLLLIAASHSSSLSLPKLSTNPLFTPLHTPTKKMNLLAKLEFSTRSPTEPSVDASSSSSSLPQGPDEDIPAPGQQFAQFGAGCFWGVELAFQRVSGVTKTEVGYTQGLLHNPTYEDICSGTTNHSEVVRVQYDPKEGSYEALLDAFWQRHDPTTLNRQGNDVGTQYRSGIYFYTPEQEKAALESKDRHQKLLNRTIVTEILPAKKFYRAEDYHQQYLEKGGRFGFKQSADKGCNDPIRCYG, from the exons ATGCTCCTCCTCcgcaccaccacccccacctcGTCCTCCTTTcactcctctctccctctcctcctcatCGCCGCCTCTCactcctcatctctctctctccccaaactCTCCACCAATCCCCTTTTCACTCCTCTGCACACACCCACCAAAAAAATGAACCTGTTAGCCAAGCTCGAGTTCTCTACACGCTCCCCCACCGAACCCTCCGTGgacgcctcctcctcctcctcctcccttccCCAGGGCCCCGACGAGGATATCCCGGCGCCGGGTCAGCAGTTCGCCCAATTCGGAGCCGGGTGTTTCTGGGGGGTAGAATTGGCATTTCAAAGGGTTTCAGGAGTGACTAAAACCGAAGTAGGGTATACTCAAGGGCTCCTTCACAATCCGACGTACGAGGATATCTGTTCGGGCACGACGAACCATTCAGAGGTTGTTAGGGTTCAGTATGATCCCAAGGAGGGCAGTTACGAGGCCTTGCTTGATGCGTTTTGGCAGAGGCATGACCCCACCACGCTTAATCGTCAG GGGAATGATGTTGGAACACAATATAGATCTGGGATATACTTCTACACACCTGAGCAAGAAAAGGCTGCACTGGAATCAAAAGACCGACATCAGAAGCTATTGAACAGAACCATTGTCACTGAGATTCTACCCGCGAAAAAGTTCTACCGAGCAGAGGATTACCACCAGCAATACCTTGAAAAGGGTGGCAGATTTGGTTTTAAGCAATCTGCTGATAAAGGCTGCAACGATCCGATACGATGCTATGGTTAA